The Desulfuromonadales bacterium genome contains the following window.
CTGCAGCGGGAGGAATTCAAGGCCCGGATCGAGGCGCTCGGCGGGTACGAAACGCCCCTGACGGGCCAGGTGATGACGCCCGGGGTAGGGTTGGGCGGATAGACTTTTTCTTTCTCTTCCTCTATAGTTCCGGGCAGATCCTCATTTTGCCCGCGGAACCCTGCCGATTCTTGCAAGGAAGCCCGATATGGAAAAATTGCTCTCCACCAGAGAGGTCGCCGAATTTCTCGGGGTCAACGAGAAGATGATCTACACCCTGATCAACGAAAAGGGTCTGCCGGCGACCAGGATCACCGGGAAGTGGCTCTTTCCCAAGAATCTGGTCGAGCAGTGGGTGGAGAGCCGGACTATCAACTATCCGCGGCAGCCGGAGTCGGCGGTCCACGTTCCCAACCTGCTGCTGATCGCGGGGAGCAACGACATTCTGCTCGACCGCGCAATGATGCTCTTCCGGCGGCAGAACCCGGAGCATGCCGTCCTCTTCGGCAACCTCGGCAGCCTCGGCGGGCTGAAGGCACTGCGGCAGGGGCTCTGCCACATCGCCACCAGCCACCTGGCCCAGGAGAATGACGAGGAGTACAATTTCTCCTTCGCCGCCAGCGAACTGGAGGAACTCCCCGCCGTGGTCAACTTCTGCCGTCGCGAGCAGGGACTGCTGGTCGCCAAGGCGAATCCCCGTGACATCGGAGGGGTTGCCGACATCGGCGCCAAGGATCTGCGGATTGCCAATCGCCCGCTCGAAGCAAGCACGCGGCTGCTGCTCGATCGGGAGTTGCAGAAGGCCGGCCTCGACTGCCGCCACGTCAAGGGGTACGACCGCGAATTCCAGAGCCATCTGGAGGTGGGCCTGGAAGTGCTGGCCGGACGGGCGGACACCGGCCCGGGCATCCGTGCCGTCGCCTCCCTGCTCGATCTCGATTTCCTTCCCCTCGGGTGGGAACGTTTCGACCTCCTCATCCCCAAGGACGGCTTCTTCGCCAAGGGCGTCCAGCTATTTCTGGACATGCTCCGTGGCGGCGCCTTCCCACCCCTGGCCGAGGGCCTGGCCGGTTATGACCTGAGCCTGAGCGGCAAGATGGTCTATCCCCGGGGCCGCTGACGCGCAACTTCTCTACCGCAACATTCCTTCCGTCTCCTCTGAAAAGTAATTAT
Protein-coding sequences here:
- a CDS encoding helix-turn-helix transcriptional regulator, whose translation is MEKLLSTREVAEFLGVNEKMIYTLINEKGLPATRITGKWLFPKNLVEQWVESRTINYPRQPESAVHVPNLLLIAGSNDILLDRAMMLFRRQNPEHAVLFGNLGSLGGLKALRQGLCHIATSHLAQENDEEYNFSFAASELEELPAVVNFCRREQGLLVAKANPRDIGGVADIGAKDLRIANRPLEASTRLLLDRELQKAGLDCRHVKGYDREFQSHLEVGLEVLAGRADTGPGIRAVASLLDLDFLPLGWERFDLLIPKDGFFAKGVQLFLDMLRGGAFPPLAEGLAGYDLSLSGKMVYPRGR